Proteins from a genomic interval of Benincasa hispida cultivar B227 chromosome 7, ASM972705v1, whole genome shotgun sequence:
- the LOC120081640 gene encoding protein PXR1-like, whose protein sequence is MANQTSHTPSTPSQAQITTRETTFLTVSRRLAAQPKPIPRIVGKPRQKPLAARPLQIKVGQSMESAPLPKLSSESKKKRRDDREVFRSILSNMEKEGGLPEVGVVNQPLPSEEEMEEASRRSALAVSDPKETAQVESYVGPIRVALEEEVAEKQPKMVEKKKNKKIKEKRTEGDKEAYPWKEKKERKTSENRERRWEEKRLKKKEEKRMRAESLEVDEESTSARGDEKVSAP, encoded by the coding sequence ATGGCCAATCAAACTTCCCACACACCTTCAACACCCTCACAAGCCCAAATCACTACAAGAGAGACGACATTCCTCACGGTAAGTCGTCGTCTCGCTGCCCAACCAAAACCCATCCCCCGAATCGTCGGAAAACCTCGACAAAAGCCTTTAGCAGCCAGACCACTTCAAATCAAAGTGGGGCAGAGCATGGAGAGTGCCCCACTCCCAAAACTGTCTTCTGAAagcaagaaaaagagaagagatGACAGAGAGGTGTTCAGGAGTATTCTGAGTAACATGGAAAAGGAAGGAGGGCTACCCGAAGTAGGGGTTGTTAATCAGCCACTACCTTCGGAGGAGGAGATGGAAGAAGCATCGAGAAGGAGCGCTCTGGCAGTATCAGATCCTAAGGAAACTGCTCAAGTAGAATCCTATGTAGGACCCATCAGAGTTGCATTGGAGGAAGAGGTGGCAGAGAAGCAGCCTAAAATggttgagaagaagaagaacaagaagatcAAGGAGAAGAGGACAGAAGGTGATAAAGAAGCCTACCCttggaaggagaagaaagaaagaaaaacgagtgaaaataggGAACGCAGGTGGGAGGAGAAACgcctgaagaagaaggaagaaaagagaatgaGGGCTGAGAGCCTAGAAGTCGACGAAGAATCCACCTCTGCAAGGGGTGATGAGAAGGTGTCAGCACCATAA